A region of the Candidatus Poribacteria bacterium genome:
CCGGGGCAATATTTACCACATTGTGCCCCCCCGGCTGAGTGATTCTCAATAACGCCTTGAACCGATTAACTAGAAAAAGCCGATATTCCTCGTAGGATATATCTTCTCGCTCCCATCTCGCTTTGGTGCCGTGTAGCTTTTCAATATGCTCTTCGTAATTGATTGCGTTTAGGTAGGGAGGCGAGGTGAACCCAAGCATAAAATGGTTATCGGGAAAATTATCCATAACCGAGAGACAATCCCCTTTGATAATCCGCCCATTACCAATTTTGATTTCTTCTAAGGCTGTCATAAGCTTAAAGTGTCTATCAGTTTTTCTATCCGTCAATCTGCCGATACAGATTCGCCATCTCAATCGCCGTGACCGCCGCTTCTGCCCCTTTATTCCCCGCCTTGGTGCCAGCGCGTTCAATCGCTTGCTCAATCGTATCGGTGGTGATAACACCATAAATCACTGGGATCCCTGTATTGAGAGAGACCTGTGCAATCCCTTTCGCGCTTTCGTTGGCGACAAAGTCGAAGTGCGGGGTTGCACCACGAATGACCGCACCAATACAAATGACCGCATCATATCGCCCCTTTTCGGCGAGCCGTTTCGCCGTAGTAGGGATCTCGAATGAACCGGGCGTCCAGCAGATGTCCACATCATCCTCATCCACACCATGGCGCTTGAGCGCATCGAGTGCGCCATCCAGCAACTTGGTGGTGATAAAGCTATTAAACCGACTGACCACAATCCCAATTTTCAGATCAGTACCGATAAGATTGCCTTCGTAGATATTTGGCATTGTCCCCCAGTGCCGGCTCTCTAACCTTGAACCATCAGGCCATCATAGCCGTGCACCGTCTCCTCCTTCTCATCGTTGATAGTATCTAACAACAGATGTCCCAACTTCGTCCGTTTCGTCTCCAAATAGTGGCGGTTAAACTCATGGGGTCTGGTATGCAGCGGAATTCGCTCGACAATCTCAAGGTTATGCCCTTCCAAACCGCTCACCTTGCGCGGATTATTTGTCAACAGACGCATTTTCTGTACGCCCAGGTCTGTCAAAATCTGGGCACCCACGCCGTAATCCCGCAAATCTGGAGGAAAACCGAGCCGCTCATTCGCCTCAACGGTGTCAAGCCCCTCACTATCCTGCAATCGGTAGGCAAGAATCTTGTTGCCGAGACCCATGCCCCGCCCCTCCTGACGCATATAGACTAAGACACCCCGTCCCTCCTTTTCGATGAGCATCATCGCCTTCTCCAACTGTTCCCCACAGTCGCAGCGCAGCGAACCGAATACATCTCCAGTAAAACATTGTGAGTGCATCCGTACCAGCACCGGCTCACCGTCTGAAATGTCTCCTTTAATCAATGCGATGTGGGTTTTCTGATCATCGGCGCTTTGATACGAATGGAGTCTGAAGTATCCGTGCTTCGTCTGGAGATCTGCTTCAGCAACCCGTCTGATGAGCGTCTCCGTTTGCCGTCGGTAAGC
Encoded here:
- a CDS encoding bifunctional 3,4-dihydroxy-2-butanone-4-phosphate synthase/GTP cyclohydrolase II — encoded protein: MKFNTIPEAIEAIRNGEMIIVSDDPGRENEGDLIMAAEKATPEAINFMAKYGRGMICLPATAERLSELNLPLMVSENTAQLHTAFTITIDASDVTTGISAYERAHTIKKFVQPEATADDFARPGHIFPLQAEEGGVLRRAGHTEATVDLARLAGLYPAGVLCEILNEDGTMARLPQLFEFAQKYELKFITIADLIAYRRQTETLIRRVAEADLQTKHGYFRLHSYQSADDQKTHIALIKGDISDGEPVLVRMHSQCFTGDVFGSLRCDCGEQLEKAMMLIEKEGRGVLVYMRQEGRGMGLGNKILAYRLQDSEGLDTVEANERLGFPPDLRDYGVGAQILTDLGVQKMRLLTNNPRKVSGLEGHNLEIVERIPLHTRPHEFNRHYLETKRTKLGHLLLDTINDEKEETVHGYDGLMVQG
- a CDS encoding 6,7-dimethyl-8-ribityllumazine synthase, with amino-acid sequence MPNIYEGNLIGTDLKIGIVVSRFNSFITTKLLDGALDALKRHGVDEDDVDICWTPGSFEIPTTAKRLAEKGRYDAVICIGAVIRGATPHFDFVANESAKGIAQVSLNTGIPVIYGVITTDTIEQAIERAGTKAGNKGAEAAVTAIEMANLYRQIDG